From the Papaver somniferum cultivar HN1 chromosome 2, ASM357369v1, whole genome shotgun sequence genome, the window actactacatattgatatgctaataattacatatcaatatgtcgaactacgtgtacttatcaatatatatttttattatgacaaaatatgtacggcaagtttacctgatactcagaaagatcaatatcatttaggaactcagcacatatctttgtatgattccacctagccactcttgggacatacattcctgcaggttctatcactatatcctcgggcgccaccaaatgggtatgctccgcaaaccatggctgcaaaatattgatatgcagtattagatatactatcaaaatgtagaaaacacataaaacaaaaacattttgaagtagaataaacaaataaatagattcttaccaacaaataaatagcacaaccatttgtgcgttctacggattccacgttttcattcagctctttctctaaatgagaatggatgaggtcaggccatgaaatattcttagccttctcaagatcaagaacgaaaccaatatatttttcagtcaaagcgtttgcatcacttgtagcgaaaaataatgatgtgcacatatacaagcagataagcctaacaagatcttcggcatcttcctcgtcttcctcgtcttcttcagaatcttcatttgattgatcacccacgctttgcagagactcttcatcagacttcttctttttcagattaattggtgttcgtttaaggatattcaagattgccttcacaatcattggcctagtcactttatcaccagctttcatatcagtaggaaaagtccttttgaaaaattctgtttcacgccatccactttttttattgacttgtgtaagcctataatcaagatattccctatttgaaattctcggcatcccataaataagtgacatttcttctggtgtggatactagctcattcggttggccatgccttttaaagacaaatgtaagcttgtttggatcttgacccctaacgtaacaacgtaacattttcgtcattgcatcttcaatcttcaaccaatgttccaactcaaatcttgtgtaccagaacattaggaacaggttaccgaatgatacttcagaaatcatcttcagctgcaactcactcaactcaagattttcagtggacttcgcaatagccttcttagtggtcctaatagtcttcgcaagcccccacaagcccctgaaaccgccacggtataaacttcgtggttttccatctcctttcttacgcttattagcacctacacaataagaagaaccaaaaactattacagtacatatcaatatggtatatcaaatatgtagttacattatcaatatgtagttgtaatatctaccaagtcttgaaactacatattattaacattacatacgagaatataagtatctacctctacatatttatatgtaatatgttatcagagtataagtatttacctctacatattgatatataatagtagataccattacgtattattttaactacatatcgatttgtaatagtacgtatggcatatgtatctgctttgataaagtaaaaatgtaaaaacacttaataccaaaaacaagcgcaacaatgcatcattacatattcataaacatatgttattaaggatacatattattcatatgctttgttcttatatgtagttgtactacataccttctacatttgctttccccccttttgtttttggtgaaggagtagcagctctcaaggcaactgctttcttccccttctcttcccatacaccatatcaaatatgtagttaatgtatctaccatgaacatgaaacaactacatatcaaataccacaacatactggtaattttataactacatactgataactacatatgaaccacaatttacgggggtcgagggggcagcgccccctcgttattaagaattatcttcagttttaacattacaaaccttgtttcaggagcgcttttgctttccccctttttgcttttccctttccttttggagaaggagtagcagctctcaggacaagtgctttgtccccctttgctggtggtgaaggagtagcagcctttgtcgctttttttccttttgctttagcagtttccgctgttgttttttttttttgctttttgcttcaggagcagcatcttctttctttcctttggtttttgctgtttttgtaaaccaaaagttttgtacacattacatatcagtatggtacaacatataacttgtcaaaatgaagtacaaattgcagacaacatattgatatgtagtacacatataaattggcatactaaattttagtatgtattagttaaacaacaccttcaatatgtaacagtacatattttaggttttgggaatattgcatgtcaatatgaagtacatattagactttgtttttgatttgatttacctttttcctgaggaaccttactcatacttcttgttgtgggagatttagcagtaggggaggttcttgttggtgaatcatcggtagacttccttcttcttttcactggtgtacgatatttagcagtaggggaggtttcTGTTGCTGAATCATCGACAGAAGCAGGGGACGcttctgttggtgaatcatcgtcagatttctttattcttttcactGGTGATGGAGATACTTCAGTAATTTCTTCTGTAATCGTCCTCTTTATTTTTCTACTTGTACccatttcatcttcaattgaatttaatgaaaATTAAGTCAGATACTGAAAGAAGAAGCAGTTTTTGTTTCTGATAATGGTGATTTTTCGATCTTTTTCTGATAATGGTGATTAATCCATTGAGTTAGGTTGCGGAAGAGAGACGAAGCAGTTTTCTGAATGTGAAGAAAGACGAAGCAGTTTGCGTTTTTCAATTTAGGTTGCAGAAGAGATAGAGAATGCAACTGTAAAAAAACTGAAAAGAAAACGGACGGAAACTGTACACATCACGTGGTCCAGGGCATATAGGTAAAATAACATGTTTTTAAACTTtattggactagccattaattgtTATATCCCGCTGGACCAGCCAGTAATCcgggtcgggttttctggactaaacgGTAAATCCCTCATGACCGAAAGTTGAGGTCAGTTCTAGATGCATCGTACCTTTGTTGTTTCTATTTATTTAATTTAGGACTATTATTTATTCTTTTGTGCTTCTTTGATTAATGTAACGCCGCTGATTGTTGGCAGCTTTATAAAGTAATGAAGAATGAACATGGGCACTCTTTGCAAGTCGAAGGGCTCTGAATGCAATAACTATCAGTTACAAGAATGGGTTCGTCCAGGCTTTTCATATATATCACAAGACTAATAACACATTCTATATCTACTCCGAACTAGTTAACTCTCCGGATGCAGGAACCCACAATACTAGTGTGTAGTCACCATATCCAGGGAGTAAATTTATGATGGGGGCGTTTTCTGAtgggggcatgggggacaaatcaTGTCTTGACATGTGTTTTTTCAATTGATTATTTTAACAAATTCTGCTACCAAAAATATAAAGGATAAAATATCACCAATTAAGATAACCAATATTTTCACCAAATATACActtcttttatatatttggaaacaaaatttgatggAATCAAATTATAACAAAGACACGTGTCAAGATATAATTTGTCCCCCATGTCCCCATTAGAAAACGCCCCCATCAAATATTTTTCCATATCCAGGTTGGAATAATGAAACCGGACATGGTAATCTCTCAGCAATTTGGTACCGTGAAGCAGTAGATCAAATAACCGGTGAGACAAAAGGGAAACTGAAACTGGTTCCTCCAGATGGCTTAATTGATATAGCTAGTCCATCAGAAGTTGTAGACAGTGCACCTTCATGACATGTAAAAGCAAGCAAATTTACTGATACACCACCGTTATCAGCAGCATTACCGGTTATAGACTCTCCAAATGGAAGTATAGTGGCGATTGTGGGTGTTACTAGAACATTATACAGTGTGGGTCAGCTAACGAGGGAACTGGTAGACTACCACAGTGGATACATGTACTTGACTTCTCAGGGGGGCTATCTACTTGCAACATCTACAGATGCCCCACTTTTGAGGAATTTGTCTGGAAGTCCCGCACTTATGATGCCATTTGATTCAGAAGATCACATAATAAAAATGGGTTCCAAGTGGTTGGGAAAGCATACGGCAGCAAGTTGTGTAATCACCAGGTACATGCTGAGAACGTTAAGCTTGGATACCAGTAGTTTCTATTTATTTATGACTATTGTTTATTCCTTGGTGCTTCTTTGATTTATGTAATGCCGCTGATTGTTGGCAGCTTTATGAAGTAATGAAGAATGTAACATGGGCACTCTTTGCAAATCGAAGGACTCTGAATGCAATAACTATCAGTTACAAGAATGGGTTCGTCCAGGCTTTTCATCGATTCATTTTTCGTGAATCTTAAGAGACTTCCACTGgtaagaaatttctacaattatAAGATGTTTATTTGTCTTGTCTTACTTTTTCCTTTTTGTTAGAAATGAAAGAGAACAACTGCATTGTGTTttacatgatttataaaggggatatcaGTTCTACAAAGTGCTGATACCGTTTCATATATGACTAAAAGATCTCACCGATCCTGACTGTTGGATCGATCAAATGGTATCAGCACTTAGTATGAccggtatcccctttataaatcgtggtGTTTTAGTTGTCCAATGAACCCAATCAGAAAATAGCATCAATAACAAACCCTGAAAAAGTAGAACCTCGGAAGGGCACTCGCATCGCGCGTACATATTCGCTAATATAAATAAGGGAAATTAAAAAGTGGAGGATAATTCGGTAACTTGACGAGAAGAAAGAAAGGGAGTACTTCAGTAAGTCTTGCGTCTTGCCTTGTTGCAAAAGAAGCTGCAAATCAATTCGGAAATTAAAAACCCCAATTCTTTCTTTACTCTCTCACACCGAAAAGAAAACTGAATACGAAATTCTTTCAGATCGATCCTTTAATCGCAGTAGAGAAGAAGAATTAAAGAATGGCACGATACGATAGAGCCATCACAGTATTCTCACCAGATGGTCATCTCTTTCAGGTGGAGTATGCCCTCGAGGCTGTACGGAAAGGAAACGCAGCTGTTGGTGTTAGAGGTACTGATACTGTtgttcttggtgttgagaagaaATCTACTGCTAAACTTCAAGACTCTAGGTAAACCCCTTTTTCTCTATTTCgctctttattttgttatttagATCTCGATATTGTAACATTTTGCTTCAGATTTTGTTCGTTGAAAATGGTGAActgaaattttagggtttctgttaagGGAGGGTACTTTAGGGAAAGTTTAATTGTGTTAGCTGATTAGCAATTGAAACTTAAACCTAGATTTGATTCTAGAGCTCAATTTGATTACCTAAAACTATTACATTGCTATTGTTATCACACCATAGGCTATCTAGTAATTAAATTGAAGAGAACAATTTTTAGTACTAGCCTGAAAGTTTTAAAGATCCAGTGCTCGTGGTTTTTAGCAGAAACCTAACAGAGCATTCTTGTCTTCAACCGTGCATGATTTCACATTGGAATTGCTGATAAAGTTAGTAATCCGAAGGTTAAACGCACAAACATAAACATTGGTTAGTTATAACATGAAGTGTACCTAACTTAAAAGATATAAAAACAGTTTTAGGTTTGTTATCATATAGAATTATAGATGATGAATGCAAAACTTCATTCAAGATCCTTAACAACTTGATCAGCTGGGTATGGAGGATAGGTAGTCGCTGTACCTAACTTAAAAGATATAAAAACAGTTTTAGATTTGTTAATTTAGTTTTAACTTGATCAGCTGAGTATGGAGGATAGGTAAGTCACTGATTAGAAGAATATGGTAATTATAGGATAACAGTCAGGACAAATGTTGTCTCTGACAGTTGACTTCTAGGAACAAAACCTTAATTTCTGAACAACTTACTGGGTATCAGAGTAAGGCTCTGGACAAAACCTGGAATGATTTACCGTACAAGTGCACCTGCAGCAAATAGGCTTAGGGGTCTTCAATTAGATAAGGGTTTTGGgggtttattttttttctttaaagatTCTGGAATGATCCCTAACTGTTGTTTTTTCAGTTAAATAGCATGTTAAGCTAGAACTAACAATAGGCTCGACATGGATTCACCTTATTATCCTAGTTCGAGGTTTACTAGGTATTCCGCAGCTTGCAATATGACTTATGAGGTCCTTGCATAGCTTattctgatttttatttatatttgtCTTTGGTGTTGTTGCAGATCAGTTAGGAAGATTGTTAACCTGGATAATCACATTGCTTTAGCCTGTGCTGGGCTTAAGGCAGATGCACGTGTTTTGATAAACAAAGCAAGGATTGAGTGTCAAAGTCATAGACTCACAGTTGAGGATCCCGTAACTGTTGAATATATCACACGTTACATTGCTGGTCTTCAGCAAAAGTATACACAAAGTGGTGGTGTGAGACCATTTGGGCTATCAACTTTGATCGTGGGTTTTGACCCTCACACTGATGTTCCATCACTCTATCAGACTGATCCCTCAGGGACATTCTCAGCTTGGAAGGCTAATGCAACAGGAAGAAATTCCAACTCTATGCGTGAATTTTTGGAGAAAAACTACAAAGAAACTTCTGGACAAGAAACTGTGAAGCTTGCTATTCGTGCATTGCTCGAGGTATGCTTTctcctttttgtttttgttgtgttGGCTATAGGACGTCACTGTAGGGTTTGTATATCTAAGTAAGTCGAGTGCCCTCAGCTAATCTCATGACCTTGTTAAGTTAATAGTAGTTTCAATAATGAGCATATGACTCATACTCACTTGACTTCAAGCGATTCATGTTCACTTGACTTCAAGCTTATGAAGTTATGCTAGCTGTACTTAAGTGTGTTTATCCTTAGCCAGCTACGATGACCATATGATACATTTTTGTGTTGATAGCTATATTTACAGCATCTGATTTGAAATCAAAGATTTCTCACTTAGATTTTAATTAAGTTTTTAGTGTGCATATGTTTCTGTGAGCCTGTTCTTCACAAAAACAAACTTTCACAATGTTTGTTAAGTGCTATTTATGCGATTCTAACTCATGGTGCGTTGAAAAGCTGAGGCAATGAATGAATTATAAGCTGCTGATTTAGGATCCTTGCGGCCATCTTAATCCAAATAAGATGTCCTCAGGAACTAATTTACATGTTAATTGCAAGTACTAATCTACTGCGTGTGTAACATAAAAATACGGGTGGCTACATGTGAGTTTGGGGAAAATATTTGTTGCTTCTGCAAGGCCCATCTGTTTGCCATTTTTGCTATGcatctttgtttttttttgggtcaAATAATTTCAAACGATTAATGATTATTGCTATTGATAATATCCAAAGATTTCTCGAATTTATGGACATACTATCTTGCATGTCCTTGAAGCCCGTGCATCGACTGTGATTTTTGAAGTCGTTGAGAGGTTGGTGCTTTTTTTGTGGGATAGGAATATAGTTCTGAAAATCATGGTTGACGCTGCTAGGATTAGGACTTTTATTTGTCTGATAACTAGCAGATCTGGTTCCTCGAACTCGAAATGTGTGCATGTTGGCCATGCACAGCATGTAGATTACTAACTTGGTTCTTTCACATCTAGGTTGTTGAAAGTGGTGGGAAGAACATAGAGATAGCTGTAATGGGAAAAGACAAGGTGTTGCGTCAACTTGAAGAATCTGAGATTGATATCATTGTTGCTGAGATCGAAgcagaaaaggcagctgcagaaGCTGCAAAAAAACCAGCTCCAAAGAATACCTAATTTCCATCTCCTAGTAAGTTGGTCCAATTTGCGAAAAATTCTGGATAAAGGTCTAGCAGTGGCTCTCTTGACTGGcacattttctttagttttatcaCATTTGGATTGAAACTGCTAAAACAGATCTGCTATCCTGGTTTCAATGATACATTTAAGAATTACAACACTCAGTGTTCTGTAAATGGACAGCATCTCTAGAAATACATATGTTCTCGTTTTGAAACATTGTTGTTCATACTTTCAATCTTGATTGTTTCTTGATGGGTTTCAGAATTTATGTACATTGGGGTTGGGGGATGGCCTTGGGCACAGATCAAGTCTGTTGGGCAAGGTAGAAAAATCCCATGGATCATTTACTGGGGGGCAGGAATATAGTGGGGATTAAGATGGGGTCTAGAATGCACCCAATTCCGAATCAAATTAGGAGTCTCTGACCCCTATGTTTAACAATACCAAGACCTTCCCAACTCTAAATATGAACAGAGTTACTTGTCGCATACATAAACAACATCAGACAAATATGCAGCACGGAGTCAAGAACTTGCATAAGAGTTCCATAATAACCCAAAGTCACAAGCAGTTAAATCAGAACATGCTCTACCAGCAATAAAGCTTGAATAAAACTAGTGGATTCTCATTCGATAAAGTTGTAATGCAGACTAACAGAAAAAAGTAGAATTTGTTCTCGGAATAAAGTCACATTTTAAGTTGTAAccatttcaaaagataaacactaGAATTTCTTCCGGGTTCAGTAACCAAATGAAGTCTACAAAATTATCCAACGGACGTTTACAAAGCCAGTTCTGAAAGTATCATGTCTTCTTAAGAAAAACATCTCCCCCGCGACAAAATACCAGCCTTACATCTTCTTAACGGTACTGCAAAACAAAGAGAAACGAGTATCGGTAACAGCATAATCCAAGATTCTTAACTACCAACAAAAAAGGTGTACAGCAATTAAACAAAGTTTCATCCAGTCTTTCCTGAAATGTCTCAGACTAAGTCCATTGTTTCTCATCAAGAAAAAGTTAATGAGAATATCCAAATCATATGAAACCAGTTCATAATAAAATGAAAGATTGCAAACTAATGTTTACCTTGATGAAACAAATTTCCTTGGCGTTACTGCGGAAGCATTGTCTGCAACACATGAGACCATACTTCCTGATAATAGCATGAGGGTTTCCACAAACACGGCTGGATAAAATGAACAAGATACATAAGCAAGGATGTCAAGAGAACAGGTAAATAATTTTCAGCTTGAAGGGTAACAAAACATATTCACCAAGGTACCACAAAAATTTAAGAACtaaagtttcatttttatttgatAAAGTTTAGTATACAAAATGACAAACAACACTTTCAGTTTCGGTGGTAGAGAACTAATTGACATGCACTCATTCTCTGTAAAATTTATTACTGTGTCCATCCTAATGCTGAATGCTCGACGAAAACACAACAGAAAGAATGGTGGTAAACTGGTAATGTTCTTGGGGAAAGACCAAATTACTATCCATGGATTTTTTTAATTGACAATAGAGTGGCGAAGCTGTCACTGATGCCAAGAGGAATCATTTCGTGACTGAAACCAAGAGGAATTAAACAAGCTCGCACTACCGAACTCAACGTTCATTTTCATTTTACAGGATCTAGATATGTGGGACTAAACATTCTTGCTTCTTACACGGGCTGAAGAACACCATTTGAGCCATTTAATTTGTTTATACTGGTGGGCTTTATCGGCCCAAGTGTTTTATGcgtgccaaaatagggtcactaggtAAAACAActcatcaccccttatccaccctTTTATGGTAATGGCATAACTACCTTTACATAATTCATGTTAATGATCATGATTAGATTTAATGATAATGATTAATAAGGAATGTTAAGGATTGACTAAAATTAAACTATTAGTCGTAGTAGAGAAACcagatttatgtgagagagttgggatttttgagaggaagaggaacaagtgaaagaaaaaaaataatttgggttttgagtgaaaagacgagggtacccaaatacaccacaatcttttatttatccacctataagtccttttaccgaaagtgatcgtctatggacaaagtcgagacaatgcaataaatcggtattcacactttgtgtgattgtctatggatacgagatcgagacaatccgactaccaaagtgtgatacttgataataggttcggacttaaccaaattctataggatcttttttttttggtaagtccaaaattatattaatagataacaaaattaacAAGGAAGTTTAAAAGAAAGTGGTCAAAGACCCCAAAAACTCGTAAACTAATGGAATCTATAATAAGCAACATTAGGATATTCAAAATAATTTAGAAAATGAGGTCTCTCATCATAATGCATTCCTTCACCATTTGCAAGGTAGCAACCCCTTTTAGCCATCGAATCTGCAGAAAAATTCGCTTCCCTGTATGTATGTTGAAACTGAATAAAACTTTATGGATCACTATCTAGTgtatcggagttaacgtttgtgtaatttactttaaattatataaacacatataattgcggaaaacaaaagtaaatcacacaacaagattttgttaacgaggaaaactgcaagtgcagaaaaaccccgagaccaagtccaaaattgaatactttcataattaagccgctatacaaaatctacatcaacttcatatagttgatgccaagcaactacccctagttcacttagtttcctcaatatccttgcgcttccgacttcaatgaatgcacgcactggaacaattcctttggatcgtattccaaatagtaaatgaacatcaaatctgtttggtaacaactctttcaattctttcaagataaagatatctcaagtcatacgcaaaggctcttacgtttatctaataaactcctttgcctggttagatcagtctatccaataactaccaaagtagtcaagtttatattcgcaatcaatcagtatagatctcaacgaGAAGCCATAAAgcaatgccgatctcacgcaactaatcaatcgaataaatctgattctagttggatcccagccgatcaagttttgtgcacacaattcacaagatacaaaaaccaataagaaatattcttcttcttcaaatcttatttaatcttcaataacctgcacaacaccacttgaatctcttgtgatcaatcatacatagaacggagtctgttaacaatggattatcataccaggaccggttaccaattacaaggatcgattacacaacactctgtgatcgtccacactaattactaggatcggtcacaccaattacaaatattgatcataccaactcatagtgattacttaggatcggttatactaattaataaaaactaatcatatcaaatcataagtcaggaattgtgattaattagttatatcaagatacataacaaagttacgatcgcttctaccatctcacacatggtaatccaaagatttgcaatgaatagtcgtAACAAtgagcctaatgatttcccttttgaat encodes:
- the LOC113347437 gene encoding proteasome subunit alpha type-7-like; translated protein: MARYDRAITVFSPDGHLFQVEYALEAVRKGNAAVGVRGTDTVVLGVEKKSTAKLQDSRSVRKIVNLDNHIALACAGLKADARVLINKARIECQSHRLTVEDPVTVEYITRYIAGLQQKYTQSGGVRPFGLSTLIVGFDPHTDVPSLYQTDPSGTFSAWKANATGRNSNSMREFLEKNYKETSGQETVKLAIRALLEVVESGGKNIEIAVMGKDKVLRQLEESEIDIIVAEIEAEKAAAEAAKKPAPKNT